The Fulvivirga ligni genome window below encodes:
- the bioD gene encoding dethiobiotin synthase yields the protein MNYFVSAIGTDSGKTLASAILTQALKADYWKPIQAGEPTDSNTIRNWLGDRVKVHPEAYYLKTPASPHYAAEVDNIRLSINNLKCPLTQNNLLIEGAGGLLVPLNETEKMIDLIPHFKAELILIANVYLGSINHTLLSLEAIKSRGIKLRGIIFNGPDVKSTKDIIMSHTSAPCLLHISEENVIDGAVIKRYAAELKKNWDELD from the coding sequence ATGAATTATTTCGTATCAGCCATCGGGACGGACAGTGGGAAAACGCTTGCGTCAGCTATTTTAACGCAAGCTCTTAAGGCAGATTACTGGAAACCTATTCAAGCCGGAGAACCCACCGATAGTAACACCATTAGAAATTGGTTAGGAGATAGGGTTAAAGTGCATCCTGAAGCCTATTATCTAAAAACACCAGCTTCTCCACATTATGCGGCAGAAGTAGATAATATTAGGCTAAGCATTAATAACCTTAAATGCCCTCTTACTCAGAACAACCTTCTTATTGAAGGCGCTGGCGGACTACTTGTTCCGCTTAACGAAACTGAGAAAATGATTGATCTCATTCCTCATTTTAAAGCGGAATTAATATTGATTGCCAACGTTTATCTGGGAAGTATTAATCACACTTTGTTATCACTAGAAGCAATTAAATCTAGAGGCATCAAGCTTAGAGGTATCATTTTTAATGGTCCGGATGTAAAGTCTACCAAAGACATCATTATGAGCCATACTAGCGCTCCATGCTTATTACACATCTCTGAAGAAAATGTCATAGACGGTGCCGTTATCAAAAGGTATGCTGCTGAATTAAAAAAGAATTGGGATGAATTGGATTGA
- the bioA gene encoding adenosylmethionine--8-amino-7-oxononanoate transaminase encodes MNWIERDKKSIWHPFTPLLGVDDPLYIESGEGAYLITEDGSKILDAVSSWWVNLHGHAHPHITKAIARQANALEHVIFAGFSHKPAITLAENLLSILPGNQDKIFYSDNGSTAVEVALKMSFQYWYNKNDIRPKVIAIDGAYHGDTFGAMSVGERGDFTKPFTKHLFDVEFIDFPTADNEAEVLKHFKSLIDTQEIASFIFEPIVQGAAGMRMYSAELLDQLIAYAQKNQVLCITDEVMTGFGRTGKLFACDHLQNKPDIFCLSKGLTGGAMALGVTSCTEKILNAFKSEDLYKTFLHGHSFTANPIACAAANASFDLLMEESCMQNIERISDKHKTFRDKHTGNSKIRDIRSKGTILALEFYTDKDSSYFSEMRNKLYPFFLNKGILLRPLGNLIYLIPPYIITNEELDKIYSAIEEFLSLD; translated from the coding sequence ATGAATTGGATTGAAAGAGATAAAAAAAGTATTTGGCACCCGTTTACACCTTTATTAGGAGTAGATGATCCTTTATATATTGAATCTGGTGAAGGAGCCTATCTTATCACCGAAGATGGCTCGAAAATTCTAGATGCCGTATCTTCCTGGTGGGTAAATCTTCACGGACATGCTCACCCGCATATTACAAAAGCAATTGCCAGACAGGCCAATGCATTAGAGCACGTTATCTTTGCTGGCTTCAGTCACAAACCAGCCATTACACTCGCAGAGAACTTATTAAGTATATTACCTGGCAATCAGGATAAAATATTCTATTCTGATAACGGTAGCACGGCAGTGGAAGTAGCCTTAAAAATGAGTTTCCAATACTGGTATAATAAAAATGATATCAGACCTAAGGTTATAGCCATAGATGGTGCATACCATGGAGATACATTTGGGGCCATGTCAGTTGGGGAACGTGGGGACTTCACCAAGCCTTTTACAAAGCACCTCTTCGATGTTGAGTTTATTGATTTTCCTACTGCTGATAATGAAGCTGAGGTGCTTAAGCATTTCAAAAGCTTAATCGACACTCAAGAGATAGCCTCCTTTATATTCGAGCCCATCGTTCAGGGAGCCGCAGGTATGAGAATGTATAGCGCAGAACTACTAGATCAACTTATTGCTTATGCCCAGAAAAATCAGGTCTTATGCATCACTGATGAAGTAATGACCGGCTTTGGCCGAACCGGAAAACTATTCGCTTGCGATCATCTCCAAAACAAGCCTGATATATTTTGTCTTTCTAAAGGGCTAACTGGTGGGGCTATGGCATTAGGAGTTACATCCTGCACTGAGAAAATACTCAATGCATTCAAATCAGAAGATTTATACAAAACCTTTCTTCATGGCCACTCATTTACAGCTAACCCCATTGCTTGTGCCGCAGCTAATGCTAGCTTCGATTTGTTAATGGAGGAAAGCTGTATGCAGAATATCGAAAGAATATCTGATAAACATAAGACCTTTAGAGACAAGCATACTGGCAATTCAAAAATCAGAGATATCAGATCCAAAGGCACCATATTGGCGTTGGAATTCTATACTGATAAAGACAGCTCATATTTTAGTGAAATGCGGAATAAGCTTTACCCTTTTTTCCTAAATAAGGGCATTTTACTGAGGCCACTCGGTAATTTAATATACCTTATCCCGCCTTACATTATCACTAATGAAGAGCTGGATAAGATATACTCAGCCATTGAGGAATTCTTATCTTTAGATTAA
- a CDS encoding mechanosensitive ion channel family protein has protein sequence MRKINLSLLFTFFIVFISFGQSEDSDPLEYSLATPYNTIYTHLYFLQDDNNHPEIAAKTFNPELVTQKEAERLAIKLKQILDGDAIYVDLDEVPHVPNYVDSLSNKSRYYLTKKYPDLYVEKVGNKWYFSKKTIRGIPQWHKQVYPFGTDKLLELLPSFGSKKVMGLYVWQMLGILILIVLAFVLHKLFTFLIEKLIIQLLLRLGYKKLADEVIVPVARPISFLVIFPLLILLVPVLQLPIAMSKYVILGLRAIWPIFAIVFLYKLVDIVSIYLGKLADKTESTLDDQLVPLLRKVLKTFVIIVGGLFILDNLEFDITGLIAGLSIGGLAFALAAQDTIKNFFGSLMIFVDRPFQVGDWITSGNVDGTVEEVGFRSTRIRTFRNSLMYIPNGIITNQMIDNHGLRVYRRFMTNIALTYDTPPELIEVFVEGLKEIVKKHPDTRKDYFEIHFNDMADSSLNVLFYIFFKVPSWSDELRARHEVLLEVVRLAEVLGVNFAFPTQTLHVERFPEKEGNSPQYTNGSPELKAKLEQYLNGRKEK, from the coding sequence ATGAGAAAAATTAACCTTTCCCTTCTTTTTACATTTTTTATCGTTTTTATAAGTTTTGGACAGAGCGAAGATAGTGATCCGCTTGAGTACAGTCTGGCTACTCCTTATAATACTATTTACACCCATCTATACTTTTTGCAAGATGATAACAATCATCCTGAAATAGCTGCGAAGACTTTTAATCCTGAATTGGTAACTCAGAAGGAAGCGGAACGACTGGCTATAAAACTGAAACAAATACTTGATGGGGATGCCATTTACGTAGATTTAGATGAAGTGCCGCATGTTCCAAATTATGTGGATAGCCTTTCTAATAAATCCAGATATTACCTTACTAAGAAGTATCCTGACCTATATGTAGAGAAGGTGGGTAATAAATGGTACTTTTCTAAAAAGACCATTAGAGGTATTCCACAATGGCACAAGCAGGTGTATCCCTTCGGTACTGATAAGCTTCTGGAATTATTACCTTCTTTCGGTAGTAAAAAGGTAATGGGCTTATATGTGTGGCAAATGCTTGGGATACTTATTCTCATCGTGTTGGCTTTTGTGCTTCATAAATTATTCACCTTCCTTATTGAGAAGTTGATCATTCAATTGCTTCTTAGACTTGGGTATAAAAAGCTTGCTGATGAAGTGATTGTGCCGGTAGCCAGACCTATTAGTTTTCTAGTGATTTTCCCCTTACTCATTTTATTGGTACCAGTTCTTCAGCTACCAATCGCCATGAGCAAATATGTGATATTGGGCTTGAGAGCAATATGGCCAATATTCGCTATTGTCTTTTTATATAAGCTGGTTGACATTGTGAGTATTTACTTAGGAAAGCTTGCGGATAAGACTGAAAGTACGCTTGATGATCAATTGGTGCCTCTACTTAGAAAGGTGCTTAAGACTTTTGTGATTATTGTAGGTGGGTTGTTCATACTTGATAATCTCGAATTCGATATTACTGGTCTAATCGCAGGTTTATCTATTGGAGGTTTAGCTTTTGCTTTGGCTGCTCAAGATACCATTAAGAACTTCTTTGGCTCTCTTATGATTTTTGTAGACCGACCATTTCAGGTAGGGGACTGGATAACCAGTGGCAATGTAGATGGTACTGTGGAAGAAGTAGGTTTCCGATCTACCAGAATTAGAACATTTAGAAATTCTCTGATGTATATTCCAAACGGTATCATTACTAACCAAATGATTGATAATCATGGGTTAAGAGTTTATAGGCGCTTTATGACCAATATTGCTCTTACATATGATACGCCTCCAGAATTAATAGAAGTGTTTGTAGAGGGCCTGAAAGAGATTGTGAAGAAACACCCTGATACCAGAAAGGACTATTTTGAAATTCATTTTAATGACATGGCTGATTCTTCATTAAATGTTTTGTTTTATATCTTCTTTAAAGTGCCTAGCTGGTCAGATGAATTGAGAGCTCGACATGAGGTTCTGTTAGAAGTGGTGAGACTCGCAGAAGTACTAGGTGTGAACTTTGCATTTCCTACTCAGACTCTACATGTTGAGAGATTCCCCGAAAAGGAAGGCAACTCTCCACAATATACCAATGGTAGTCCTGAGCTAAAAGCTAAGCTGGAGCAATACCTGAATGGAAGAAAGGAGAAGTAG